The Amphiprion ocellaris isolate individual 3 ecotype Okinawa chromosome 12, ASM2253959v1, whole genome shotgun sequence region AGCTTTGCATTTGAGAACTTTTCTTCTTATCCAGGTTTCATGTGGACAAGCTGTCTTCTGCTCATGTTTATCTGCGATTGTCAAAGGTAATGAGTCAATGCAACATgtattaaaatacacatttaagcACCTGTTTTCAGTTTCGAAATGTTGATGTTTTGCTGCTATTCTTTGTCTCACGTGAAAGTAAATTATATATCTGTTTCTttggtttttaaagaaaataatcagcagaattATCATTAAGGAATACAATCATCAGCTGTCATTTCAGCATTATTAAAGCATCACAATGAGACTGTGGGATTCATCTGTTTGAAAGCAATATTGATGTGAATATTACGTGGTATCCAGCCACACGCTGATTATTCTGgttctttctcctttcctaGGGTCAAACCATAGGTGACATTCCTCCAGAGGTGCTGATAGATTGTGCACAGCTggtgaaaaacaacagcatccaaggtagaaaaaaacagttcactTTGAAACCTCATTGTTGACCTGAGAAATCATCCTGTGCAAgcttctgtctgctttttgtGACATAATGTGTGTAAACCGTGTTCAGCTGAGTTTTATTGTGTTGAATGTTGTCAGGCTGTAAGATGAACAACATCAATGTGGTTTACACTCCGTGGGCCAATCTGAAGAAAACAGGAGACATGGACGTCGGACAGATCGGCTTCCATCGTCAGAAAGAGGTCAGAAAACGACTGATgagacactgaaaacaaatcCACAAGGATGTAACCCAaagttaaaatttcatttttattaaacattttattaacgATTGATTTTTCAGTCAGCttcacattttttctctctccttcttgcAGGTGAAGATTGTGGCGGTGGAGAAGAAAATCAATGAGATAGTAAACCGTCTGGAGAAAACAAAGGATGAAAGATTTCCTGACCTGGCAGCAGAGAAGGAATCAAGAGACCGGGAGGAGAGGAATGAGAAGAAAGCTCATCTCCAGGaacagaagaggagagagaaggaagagcagaagaggaaaaaagacatgGAGGAGCTCAGGTAGACTGGAAATCCGGGACAAAATTGGAGTAAATTTGGGTTGCagtgaaagaagaaaatatttgagTTGTGTAAAAGGGTCATTCTGTGTCAACTCAGCAAATGTGGTTGCTTGACTATCTCAGAATCTGTTGAAACTTTGTAGGAATCATATTTGGCATCTGAAACTGACCATCTGCCAatttttttagctgaaattccaacattttcataatttttttacCCAATAGAAATTTTCAATAAATCCCTCATGAGTTGGAAATTGAAAAAGATGTCACTTTCAGATCTCTTGAAGTATATGTCCTAGAGTCTTCAAATTTTCAGGAGATTCAGCCTGTATTTGCTGCATTCTTTCCATTCACCAGAAACTTCTGAATATCTCCCCGTTACTTCTTAAGCGAAAAGAAACAGCCACATACTGCAGGACAGCTGGACTGATCATCACCTCAACCTAACTAATGGAAAGAGAAATTAGAaagatcattttaaaacaaagaagTTGGTTGACTGGAAGGACTATTTTGTTAAGTGCAATAGGAATCTCCACATGCCAGCTGACCTAATCATGTTCGTATTCAACCGTGCTGGCTTGTCTTCATGTGTTCAGGCCGCAGGGGTTGTAGCAAACAACATATCCACCACATAAAATGACTTTTAAGTTGTTCCAACAGCTTCTATTGACTGAAGGGGAAGCTGACCATTTAGTCTGGCCAGTCTAGGTCTCTTCTTCCTGTTAATTATGGAAAGGTGAGGTCTCCAGAGTTGTAGTTTCAATGTTGGGATTACTGTTGTCTATGGACTCATGGAGTCTTGCATCAAAAGGTTCCAGATAAGGCTGAAATGATTCCTCGAGTTCTTCCGATAATTCAATTATTAAAATTCCTCAAGGCAAAATCCTCTGAATCAGGGCTtcgtttaatccactacatactagaccccaggtcactaactggtggGTCATGGTCCGACTCTGGACCCAgacctataatcaataaattataaggggattttaaatttgacaggagGCTTCTATTTTAAGTTGATTTTAgtgtttataataataataatttgcctttatttgtcacaaatacattacagcactgtgaaatgttgctttttgctTATCCCAATCGGGGTGTGTGCCATGTTTTCAGCATTTAGCAGATCAGAGGACTGAACTATGAAGGCAGTTTAAcatagtcagactttctttgtataaaaaaaaaaaaaaaaaaaatgttctgttaaatGACAGTTATTCTCTGGATTCTTGATTTCAAGATGTTAATTTAgaaatactttcatttttacCCAGTTTGCTGAAGAGGACTTTTgttatttctacatttctacaatttcatttagcagacgcttttatccaaagcgacgtacatctgagagtagatacaacacaagcaaggatctagtcaggagaaaacaacctggataagagccataaaacaagttcaagtgtgataataggaccatggtgtctacaggcagtgcaggatTTCAATACTCATTTTGTCTTTGGAATAAATATAATTGAAACAATTCAGTTTCCATTACTTTACCCAAGCTCTGGGAATTATTACATTACTGCGTTTGAAATGATTGTGCTGCTGCCAGTTTTGGTGCTGCCTCACTGTTAGTGAATCCTGGTTGacaatattttagattttggGTCCAATTTGTCAGTTTGTCAGATTAGCGATCAGTAGCATTACGATACTGACCATCTAGAGTCTTTTTGAAGCACTAAAGGCATCGGCTTAAAACTGTACGACATCAACACTGtgtaataaatctgtttttgccTCTTCAGGAACTATTCTTCACTGATGaagtgtgaaaacatgaaaactaatGAGGTGAGAACATGAACCATCCAAGTGAGATCATAGTGTTTAACTAGTCAGAGTTAAAAGCGTTCAGAGTTGTATATTAAGTATTGCTCGTATCGTTGCTAAAGAACAGCATTAATGACT contains the following coding sequences:
- the ccdc25 gene encoding coiled-coil domain-containing protein 25, producing MVFYFTSAVVDPPFTIYMGKDKYENEDLIKYGWPEDIWFHVDKLSSAHVYLRLSKGQTIGDIPPEVLIDCAQLVKNNSIQGCKMNNINVVYTPWANLKKTGDMDVGQIGFHRQKEVKIVAVEKKINEIVNRLEKTKDERFPDLAAEKESRDREERNEKKAHLQEQKRREKEEQKRKKDMEELRNYSSLMKCENMKTNEDGYDSDDFM